In Ochrobactrum vermis, the following proteins share a genomic window:
- a CDS encoding rhodanese-like domain-containing protein: MDTIAKTDRKSAVTAISPAPSALARDHFAAEFAFETDCWDVHDALSKGVDFVLLDVRSPALFDQAHIPGAINLPHGKIIGSRMAEWSQETIFVTYCAGPHCNGAARGALRLANLDRPVKIMAGGMTGWIDEGFELVKGEPDQ; the protein is encoded by the coding sequence GTGGATACTATTGCCAAGACCGACAGGAAATCAGCCGTGACAGCCATTTCACCAGCACCAAGTGCGCTGGCACGCGATCATTTTGCTGCCGAATTCGCATTCGAGACGGATTGCTGGGACGTGCATGATGCCTTGTCCAAGGGAGTTGATTTCGTGCTTCTCGATGTGCGCAGCCCGGCGCTTTTCGATCAAGCGCATATACCGGGTGCAATCAATCTGCCGCACGGCAAGATCATCGGGTCCAGAATGGCGGAATGGTCTCAGGAAACGATTTTCGTCACCTATTGTGCGGGACCGCATTGCAATGGTGCGGCGCGCGGCGCCTTGCGGCTCGCCAATCTCGACAGGCCAGTCAAGATCATGGCAGGCGGAATGACGGGCTGGATCGATGAGGGGTTCGAACTGGTGAAAGGCGAGCCGGATCAGTAG
- the ftrA gene encoding transcriptional regulator FtrA has protein sequence MTNPARDLEGPLVVALLYDRLCTFEFGIVAEIFGLPRPEMGTNWYRFASCPIENGPLRAHGGFVITPDGSPDLIDEADIIIVPGWKGADIPVPEAVSKRLRRAHRRGARLASICSGAFVLAATGLLDGGFATTHWRYADALRKRHPEIDVDDASLYREHDRIFTSAGSAAGIDLLIEIVRQDFGALAANSVARRLVMPAHRTGGQAQFLERPVTRREGTAISPVLDRIRANLAAEWTIERMAAACRMSPRTFLRRFAEATGATPGDWLTMERIAAAKEFLSQGQASVDDIATSVGFGSAHTLRHHFRQKIGISPAEYRRRFLTETVTQPI, from the coding sequence ATGACAAACCCAGCACGCGACCTCGAAGGCCCGCTTGTCGTAGCCCTTCTCTATGACCGGCTATGCACTTTTGAATTCGGCATCGTTGCCGAAATCTTTGGTCTGCCGCGGCCGGAAATGGGAACCAACTGGTATCGCTTCGCAAGTTGCCCGATCGAAAATGGTCCGTTGCGCGCGCATGGCGGGTTTGTCATCACTCCCGACGGCAGCCCCGACCTTATTGACGAGGCTGACATCATCATTGTTCCAGGCTGGAAAGGCGCTGACATTCCAGTACCAGAAGCAGTCAGCAAAAGGCTGCGTCGCGCCCACCGGCGTGGGGCGCGGCTTGCCTCCATCTGTTCCGGTGCTTTCGTGCTGGCAGCGACAGGATTGCTTGACGGCGGTTTTGCCACCACCCATTGGCGCTACGCCGATGCGCTGCGCAAAAGACACCCCGAGATCGATGTCGATGATGCATCGCTCTATCGCGAACATGATCGCATCTTCACTTCGGCTGGAAGTGCGGCGGGAATAGACCTCCTGATCGAAATCGTACGACAGGATTTTGGAGCCCTTGCCGCCAATTCCGTTGCACGACGGCTCGTCATGCCCGCTCATCGCACCGGCGGACAGGCACAATTCCTTGAGCGCCCGGTCACCAGGCGCGAAGGCACCGCGATCAGCCCGGTTCTGGACAGGATACGCGCCAATCTTGCCGCGGAATGGACCATCGAGCGCATGGCCGCTGCATGCCGGATGAGCCCACGCACATTCCTGCGTCGCTTTGCCGAAGCAACCGGTGCCACACCCGGCGACTGGCTCACCATGGAGCGTATAGCCGCTGCCAAGGAGTTCCTTTCTCAGGGACAGGCAAGTGTTGACGACATTGCCACTTCAGTCGGCTTTGGAAGCGCCCACACGCTTCGCCATCATTTTCGTCAGAAGATCGGCATCAGCCCGGCGGAGTATCGCAGGCGGTTTCTCACTGAAACCGTCACCCAACCGATATAA
- a CDS encoding inorganic diphosphatase, with translation MKKLLLAAALALTTATAASASEYVSFLDYPQKEQDGKEFFTAVEIPQGSFTKYEIDDKTGHIVVDRYQSMPVIYPANYGSITSTLAGDGDPLDALIYTREPIVPGAIIKVRPIGVLKMIDGGDQDDKIVAVPTSDIDPTYDNIKEITDLPKIEQQRLEAFFRVYKQLPEGRKVVELGGFDSAEAAQNEVAKAIKAFAEKK, from the coding sequence ATGAAAAAGCTCCTGCTCGCCGCAGCTCTTGCGCTTACCACTGCAACCGCCGCGTCGGCTTCCGAATATGTCTCTTTCCTCGATTATCCGCAGAAGGAACAGGACGGGAAGGAGTTCTTCACGGCCGTTGAAATCCCGCAAGGCAGCTTCACTAAATACGAAATCGACGACAAGACCGGTCACATCGTCGTCGACCGCTACCAGTCCATGCCTGTGATCTATCCGGCCAATTATGGCTCCATCACCAGCACGCTTGCCGGCGACGGCGATCCGCTCGACGCGCTCATCTACACGCGTGAACCGATTGTTCCAGGCGCGATCATCAAGGTTCGCCCCATCGGGGTTCTGAAGATGATCGACGGTGGCGACCAGGACGACAAGATCGTCGCTGTCCCGACCTCGGACATCGATCCGACTTATGACAATATCAAGGAAATCACCGATCTGCCGAAGATCGAACAGCAGCGCCTCGAAGCCTTCTTCCGCGTCTACAAGCAATTGCCGGAAGGCCGCAAGGTCGTAGAACTGGGCGGTTTCGACAGCGCAGAGGCGGCGCAGAACGAAGTGGCCAAGGCCATCAAGGCTTTCGCCGAAAAAAAATAA
- a CDS encoding transcriptional regulator: MADFVAVLKKTIDAQADKSPELRQRVYAKARATIEQKLVTANASQAVAVRQRNILEDAITEVEAFYAPPADTPVEPVGDALEDFLEEANQDAAARAPSHDDDDEPAFSSAPRDERRDGVFSDDDDAPAFAAERSDDWKLDRAKEKAQARRSEYIERTTKKEQRSYKGLIAGLIAVLLVGGAGYAVWANKDKIQELASSLGRSDAPATGSDSETHPEGTTPPADTNTATTGGEQTPGQPQQPAGEPKMTQRLMPDGSETDSGPAAGANGIGEGTSTAASTPAPAETNTQTGAQPGQNQTVAVGQQALLYEERGGAGSDSVERGNVVWSTIEESPEDGQPAEPAVRATVTMPTSKVELKMTIRKNTDQSIPASHLIELVFTVPEGFSGGVVDNVQRITFKDTEQAAGNPLIAVPSKIGDNFFIVWLNDARTAQDTNLSLMRRLQWIDIPISYRNGRRALISLEKGVPGEKVFNDVLGTN; the protein is encoded by the coding sequence ATGGCGGATTTTGTAGCGGTACTGAAAAAGACGATCGATGCGCAGGCGGACAAGTCGCCCGAACTGCGCCAGCGTGTTTACGCGAAAGCGCGCGCCACGATCGAGCAAAAGCTTGTTACGGCGAACGCCTCGCAGGCTGTGGCTGTCCGCCAACGCAATATTCTTGAAGATGCTATTACCGAGGTTGAAGCTTTTTACGCGCCGCCAGCTGACACGCCGGTAGAACCGGTTGGTGATGCGCTGGAAGATTTTCTGGAAGAGGCGAATCAGGATGCAGCAGCGCGCGCGCCGTCGCATGATGACGATGACGAGCCCGCATTTTCCAGCGCGCCGCGTGATGAGCGCCGCGACGGCGTTTTCAGCGACGATGACGACGCACCGGCTTTTGCCGCCGAGCGCAGCGACGACTGGAAACTGGACCGCGCCAAGGAAAAGGCTCAGGCTCGCCGCAGCGAGTATATCGAGCGCACGACCAAGAAAGAACAGCGCTCCTATAAGGGCCTGATCGCCGGTCTGATTGCAGTCCTGCTTGTCGGCGGTGCCGGTTATGCGGTCTGGGCCAACAAGGACAAGATTCAGGAACTGGCATCGAGCCTTGGGCGCAGCGATGCGCCTGCGACCGGTTCCGATAGCGAAACTCATCCCGAAGGCACGACGCCGCCGGCCGACACCAACACGGCGACGACAGGTGGCGAGCAGACGCCAGGGCAGCCGCAACAGCCTGCAGGCGAGCCGAAAATGACCCAGCGGCTGATGCCTGACGGCAGCGAAACCGATAGCGGTCCTGCCGCTGGTGCAAATGGTATCGGCGAGGGCACGTCGACTGCCGCCTCCACGCCAGCGCCTGCCGAAACGAATACGCAGACAGGTGCGCAGCCCGGACAGAACCAGACCGTAGCTGTTGGCCAGCAAGCGCTTCTTTATGAAGAACGCGGCGGCGCCGGTTCGGATTCGGTTGAGCGCGGCAATGTGGTCTGGTCCACGATCGAGGAAAGCCCGGAAGACGGCCAGCCCGCCGAACCGGCAGTGCGTGCAACCGTTACGATGCCGACCAGCAAGGTCGAGCTGAAGATGACCATCCGCAAGAATACGGACCAGTCTATCCCGGCGAGCCATCTGATCGAACTCGTGTTCACTGTGCCTGAAGGCTTCTCCGGTGGCGTGGTGGATAATGTGCAGCGTATCACCTTCAAGGATACGGAACAGGCAGCGGGTAATCCGCTGATCGCCGTGCCGTCGAAGATCGGCGACAATTTCTTCATCGTATGGCTGAACGATGCTCGTACCGCGCAGGATACCAATCTTTCGCTGATGCGCCGCCTGCAGTGGATCGATATTCCAATCTCCTATCGCAACGGTCGTCGCGCGCTTATCAGTCTTGAAAAGGGTGTGCCGGGCGAGAAAGTGTTTAACGACGTGCTCGGTACGAATTAA
- a CDS encoding adenylosuccinate synthase, with product MANVVVVGSQWGDEGKGKIVDWLSERADVIVRYQGGHNAGHTLVIDGVSYKLSLLPSGLVRGKLSVIGNGVVVDPHHFVAEVEKLRAQGIDINPDVLRIAENAPLILSIHRELDAMREGSNSGLKIGTTKRGIGPAYEDKVGRRAIRVIDLTEPETLEPKVERLLAHHNLLRRGMGLEEIAVETILKELNSVADQILPYIDQVWRVLDERRKAGDRILFEGAQGALLDNDHGTYPFVTSSNTVAGQAAAGSGLGPTAIGYVLGITKAYTTRVGEGPFPTELNDEIGEFLGTKGHEFGVVTGRKRRCGWFDAVIVRQTVRTSGITGIALTKLDVLDGLDEIKICVAYELDGKRIDYLPSSMGAQARVKPIYETLPGWSETTAGARSWNDLPAQAVKYVRHIEELIGAPVAMLSTSPEREDTILVTDPFHD from the coding sequence ATGGCAAATGTGGTTGTCGTCGGATCGCAATGGGGCGATGAGGGCAAGGGTAAGATCGTTGACTGGCTGTCCGAACGCGCCGATGTCATCGTGCGCTACCAGGGCGGTCATAACGCAGGTCATACGCTTGTCATCGACGGCGTCAGCTACAAGCTTTCGCTGCTGCCATCCGGTCTTGTGCGCGGCAAGTTGAGTGTCATCGGCAACGGCGTCGTTGTCGATCCGCATCATTTTGTCGCCGAAGTCGAGAAGCTGCGCGCGCAGGGCATCGATATCAATCCTGACGTGCTGCGCATCGCTGAAAATGCACCGCTCATTCTCTCCATTCATCGCGAACTCGATGCCATGCGTGAAGGCTCCAATTCGGGTCTCAAGATCGGCACGACCAAGCGCGGCATTGGCCCGGCTTACGAAGACAAGGTTGGCCGTCGCGCCATCCGCGTTATCGATCTGACCGAGCCGGAAACGCTTGAGCCGAAGGTCGAACGTCTGCTGGCGCACCACAATCTGCTGCGCCGCGGCATGGGTCTTGAAGAAATCGCAGTTGAGACCATTTTGAAGGAACTGAACTCGGTTGCCGATCAGATCCTTCCTTATATCGATCAGGTCTGGCGCGTTCTCGACGAACGCCGCAAGGCGGGCGACCGTATCCTGTTCGAAGGCGCACAGGGTGCACTGCTGGACAATGACCACGGCACTTATCCGTTCGTGACGTCCTCCAACACGGTTGCTGGCCAGGCGGCCGCCGGTTCGGGCCTGGGCCCCACGGCTATCGGCTATGTGCTCGGCATCACCAAGGCCTATACGACGCGCGTTGGCGAAGGTCCTTTTCCGACCGAGCTTAACGACGAGATCGGTGAGTTCCTCGGCACCAAGGGTCATGAGTTCGGCGTGGTGACAGGACGCAAGCGTCGCTGCGGCTGGTTCGATGCCGTGATCGTGCGCCAGACGGTTCGTACTTCCGGCATCACCGGCATTGCGCTGACCAAGCTCGATGTTCTCGACGGTCTGGACGAAATCAAGATCTGCGTCGCCTATGAACTCGACGGCAAGCGCATCGACTATCTGCCGTCCTCGATGGGTGCGCAGGCGCGCGTGAAGCCGATCTATGAAACGCTGCCGGGCTGGTCGGAAACGACCGCAGGTGCGCGTTCGTGGAACGACCTCCCGGCACAGGCTGTCAAATATGTCCGTCACATCGAAGAGCTGATCGGCGCTCCGGTGGCTATGCTGTCTACCAGCCCGGAACGTGAGGACACCATCCTCGTCACTGACCCGTTCCACGACTGA
- a CDS encoding GNAT family N-acetyltransferase, whose translation MVEEMAQPEWRRMHEQDIASVTAVANVVHLDFFEDEAVFRDRFKLYPAGCFVLARDNEILGYGISHPWKLDAVPALNAVLGELPDDTNTYYIHDIALLPEARSSGAATRVVELMALQAERDGFVTMSLVAVNGSQGFWEKKGFVVRDLPALEEKLKSYSDDALYMVRAG comes from the coding sequence ATGGTTGAAGAGATGGCACAGCCGGAATGGCGGCGCATGCACGAGCAGGATATTGCGAGCGTGACTGCGGTTGCCAATGTTGTCCATCTCGATTTCTTCGAAGATGAGGCGGTCTTCCGGGACCGCTTCAAACTCTATCCGGCAGGCTGCTTTGTGCTTGCCCGTGATAATGAAATCCTCGGCTATGGCATCAGCCATCCATGGAAGCTCGATGCTGTTCCGGCGCTCAATGCCGTTCTGGGTGAACTGCCGGACGATACCAACACCTATTACATCCACGATATCGCGCTCCTGCCCGAAGCCCGTTCCAGCGGTGCTGCCACGCGCGTGGTTGAACTGATGGCCTTGCAGGCCGAACGTGACGGCTTCGTCACCATGTCTCTCGTTGCCGTCAATGGCTCGCAGGGCTTCTGGGAGAAAAAGGGTTTCGTTGTCCGCGACCTCCCGGCGCTTGAGGAAAAGCTCAAGAGCTACTCGGATGATGCACTTTATATGGTCCGCGCCGGCTAG
- the serA gene encoding phosphoglycerate dehydrogenase has product MAPRVLVSDKLSPTAVQIFKDRGVEVDYLPDLGKDKEKLLEVIGNYDGLAVRSATKVTEKLIAAAKNLKVVGRAGIGVDNVDIPAASRRGIIVMNTPFGNSITTAEHAIALMFAVARQLPEADTSTRAGKWEKNRFMGVEITGKTLGVVGCGNIGSIVAIRAIGLKMHVVAFDPFLSESRAQELGVEKVELDELLGRADFITLHTPLTDKTRNIINAENLAKTKPGVRIVNCARGGLIVEKDLVAALKSGHVAGAGIDVYETEPATENELFSLPNVVCTPHLGASTSEAQENVALQVAEQMSDYLVKGAVSNAINMPSITAEEAPRLKPFVKLADVLGAFVGQVTDEPIQEVEVLFDGSTATMNTRALLSATLAGLIRPQVADVNMVSAPIMVKERGIIVSEVKRDKSGIFDGYIKLTVKTTLRERSIAGTCFSDGKARFIQIKGINLDAEVGPHMLYVTNKDVPGMIGLLGTICGKHNINIANFSLGRDHPGGDAIAMLYVDEQIPQAALDELTAQEAIKAATPLEFNVGEV; this is encoded by the coding sequence ATGGCACCTCGCGTTCTCGTATCCGATAAGCTTTCGCCCACTGCCGTCCAGATCTTCAAGGATCGCGGCGTGGAAGTCGACTATCTGCCCGATCTGGGCAAGGACAAGGAAAAGCTTCTCGAAGTCATCGGCAATTATGACGGGCTGGCGGTTCGTTCAGCCACAAAGGTCACGGAAAAGCTGATCGCAGCCGCTAAAAACCTCAAGGTCGTCGGTCGCGCCGGCATTGGCGTCGACAATGTCGATATTCCGGCGGCATCGCGTCGCGGTATCATCGTCATGAACACGCCTTTCGGCAATTCGATCACCACCGCCGAACATGCCATTGCGCTGATGTTCGCCGTGGCACGGCAATTGCCGGAGGCAGACACCTCCACCCGCGCTGGCAAGTGGGAAAAGAACCGCTTCATGGGCGTGGAAATCACCGGAAAGACGCTGGGCGTCGTCGGCTGCGGCAATATCGGTTCGATTGTCGCCATCCGGGCCATCGGCCTGAAGATGCATGTGGTGGCCTTCGATCCGTTCCTGTCCGAATCCCGCGCGCAGGAACTGGGCGTTGAAAAGGTCGAGCTGGACGAGCTGCTTGGCCGCGCCGATTTCATCACGCTTCACACGCCGCTGACCGACAAGACCCGCAACATCATCAATGCGGAAAACCTGGCCAAGACCAAGCCCGGCGTCCGTATCGTCAATTGCGCGCGCGGCGGCCTGATCGTTGAAAAAGATCTGGTGGCAGCGCTGAAATCCGGCCATGTGGCAGGCGCCGGTATCGACGTCTACGAAACGGAACCAGCGACGGAAAACGAGCTTTTCTCGCTGCCCAATGTCGTCTGCACGCCGCATCTGGGTGCTTCGACCTCGGAAGCGCAGGAAAATGTTGCGCTTCAGGTGGCCGAGCAGATGTCGGATTACCTCGTGAAGGGCGCTGTTTCCAACGCCATCAACATGCCGTCGATCACGGCGGAAGAAGCGCCGCGCCTCAAGCCGTTCGTGAAGCTTGCCGATGTGCTCGGCGCTTTCGTCGGTCAGGTCACGGACGAGCCGATCCAGGAAGTGGAAGTGCTGTTCGATGGTTCCACAGCAACCATGAACACGCGCGCATTGCTGAGTGCGACCCTGGCCGGTCTTATCCGTCCGCAGGTTGCTGACGTCAACATGGTTTCCGCACCGATCATGGTGAAGGAACGCGGTATCATCGTTTCGGAAGTCAAGCGCGACAAATCGGGCATCTTCGACGGCTATATCAAGCTGACCGTGAAGACCACCTTGCGTGAACGTTCCATCGCCGGAACCTGCTTCTCGGACGGCAAAGCACGTTTCATCCAGATCAAGGGAATCAATCTCGACGCCGAGGTCGGTCCGCACATGCTTTACGTCACCAACAAGGACGTTCCGGGCATGATCGGCCTGCTTGGCACAATCTGCGGCAAGCACAATATCAACATCGCAAATTTCTCGCTTGGACGCGATCATCCAGGGGGCGACGCGATTGCCATGCTCTATGTGGATGAACAGATTCCACAGGCAGCACTTGACGAACTGACGGCTCAAGAGGCAATCAAGGCGGCAACACCGCTTGAGTTCAACGTCGGAGAAGTTTGA
- a CDS encoding phosphoserine transaminase: MTTIAKPAVRPANPNFSSGPCAKRPGWSLNALVDAALGRSHRAKIGKTKLKEAIDLTREILQVPADYRIGIVPASDTGAVEMALWSMLGARGVDMVAWESFGSGWVTDVTKQLRLNDVRTFEAPYGEIVDFSQVDFDRDVVFTWNGTTSGARVPNGDFIPADRKGLTFCDATSAAFAQHLDFPKLDVVTFSWQKVLGGEGAHGILILSPRAVERLESYKPAWPMPKIFRMTKGGKLIEGIFVGETINTPSMLCVEDYLDALNWAKSLGGLDALVARADANFAVLDGFVAKTLWIANLAVKPETRSNTSICFTIVDPEVTALSADEQAAFAKGIVTALDKEGVAYDIGAYRDAPSGLRIWAGATVEASDLEALTHWLDWAFATQKAALKAAA, translated from the coding sequence ATGACGACGATTGCGAAGCCGGCAGTTCGCCCGGCTAATCCTAATTTTTCATCCGGTCCCTGTGCAAAACGTCCCGGCTGGTCGCTGAATGCACTGGTCGACGCGGCACTTGGCCGTTCGCACCGCGCGAAAATCGGCAAGACCAAGCTGAAAGAAGCCATCGACCTTACCCGCGAAATCCTGCAGGTGCCTGCCGATTACCGCATCGGTATCGTGCCGGCTTCCGATACCGGCGCTGTGGAAATGGCGCTGTGGTCCATGCTCGGCGCGCGCGGCGTCGATATGGTCGCGTGGGAAAGCTTCGGTTCGGGCTGGGTCACGGATGTGACCAAGCAGCTCAGGCTGAACGATGTCCGCACTTTCGAAGCACCCTATGGCGAGATTGTCGATTTCTCGCAGGTCGATTTCGACCGCGACGTGGTCTTCACCTGGAACGGCACCACGTCGGGCGCGCGCGTCCCGAATGGTGATTTCATTCCTGCTGACCGCAAGGGTTTGACCTTCTGCGACGCCACTTCTGCGGCTTTCGCGCAGCACCTCGATTTCCCCAAGCTCGATGTCGTGACCTTCTCCTGGCAGAAGGTTCTGGGCGGCGAGGGTGCACACGGCATCCTGATCCTCAGCCCGCGTGCTGTCGAACGCCTGGAAAGCTACAAGCCGGCTTGGCCGATGCCGAAGATTTTCCGCATGACCAAGGGCGGCAAGCTGATCGAAGGCATCTTCGTCGGCGAAACCATCAACACGCCATCCATGCTCTGCGTGGAAGACTATCTTGATGCACTGAATTGGGCGAAATCGCTCGGCGGTCTCGATGCGCTGGTTGCGCGCGCCGATGCGAATTTTGCGGTTCTCGACGGCTTTGTCGCGAAGACACTGTGGATTGCCAATCTGGCTGTGAAGCCGGAAACGCGCTCCAACACGTCCATCTGTTTTACGATTGTCGATCCGGAAGTGACTGCCTTATCTGCTGACGAACAGGCCGCTTTCGCCAAGGGCATAGTAACCGCGCTCGACAAAGAGGGCGTTGCCTATGACATCGGCGCTTATCGCGATGCACCTTCGGGTCTACGCATCTGGGCTGGCGCAACGGTGGAAGCCTCCGATCTGGAAGCGCTGACGCATTGGCTGGATTGGGCTTTTGCAACGCAGAAGGCTGCGCTGAAAGCTGCTGCCTGA
- a CDS encoding bile acid:sodium symporter family protein, whose product MKAIAAFSDFVGRTFAVWVIVFAILGFVLPSTFSVFAPWIVVLLGIIMFGMGLTISGKDFAEVAKRPFDVAIGVLAQFIIMPLLAVLLTRIIPMSPEVAAGVILVGCCPGGTASNVMTYLSKGDVALSVACTSVTTLLAPLVTPFLVWFFASQYLPVDAMSMFISIVKVILLPLALGFILQKLVPGLVKAAVPMLPLVSVVGIVLIVAAVVAVNKAAIVQSGLLIFVVVVLHNCCGLLLGYFAARFAGLSLAKRKAISIEVGMQNSGLGAALANAHFSPLAAVPSAVFSVWHNISGALIASYYARMEEEPAEVETVAR is encoded by the coding sequence ATGAAAGCAATTGCAGCATTTTCAGATTTCGTAGGCCGGACGTTTGCCGTCTGGGTCATTGTCTTTGCCATTCTCGGCTTTGTTCTGCCGTCCACGTTCAGCGTGTTCGCACCGTGGATCGTGGTTCTGCTCGGCATCATCATGTTCGGTATGGGCCTGACGATTTCCGGCAAGGATTTTGCGGAAGTCGCCAAAAGGCCGTTCGATGTTGCCATCGGTGTGCTGGCACAGTTCATCATCATGCCGCTTCTGGCGGTATTGCTGACACGCATCATCCCGATGTCGCCGGAAGTGGCCGCGGGCGTCATCCTGGTTGGCTGCTGCCCCGGTGGAACGGCCAGCAACGTCATGACCTATCTGTCGAAAGGCGATGTGGCATTGAGTGTGGCTTGCACAAGCGTCACCACTCTGCTGGCGCCTCTCGTGACGCCATTTTTGGTCTGGTTTTTCGCCAGCCAGTATCTGCCGGTCGATGCGATGAGCATGTTCATCAGCATCGTGAAGGTGATCCTTCTGCCTCTGGCGCTCGGCTTCATCCTGCAGAAACTGGTTCCGGGTCTGGTCAAGGCGGCGGTTCCCATGCTGCCGCTCGTTTCCGTCGTCGGAATCGTGCTGATCGTTGCAGCCGTGGTTGCGGTCAACAAGGCTGCGATCGTGCAGTCCGGCCTGCTGATCTTTGTGGTTGTGGTTCTGCACAATTGCTGCGGCCTGCTTCTTGGCTATTTCGCCGCCCGCTTTGCCGGGTTGTCGCTGGCAAAGCGCAAGGCGATCAGCATCGAGGTCGGCATGCAGAACAGCGGGCTGGGTGCGGCTCTTGCCAATGCGCATTTCTCGCCGCTGGCGGCGGTGCCGAGTGCAGTTTTCAGCGTCTGGCACAACATCTCCGGCGCGCTGATTGCAAGCTATTATGCGCGCATGGAAGAAGAGCCTGCTGAAGTGGAAACAGTTGCGCGATAA
- a CDS encoding outer membrane protein, with product MSMHWRAFCSSAALLAGLCFATQSFAADLDMVGYEPGTPVQPVEVGSGWYLRGDVGYNLSSKVKIQTETSFWNGSQSYDLAKNVVPSIGIGYQFTDNLRGDVTLGYSKQSFDDYDVDVRSWDMMANAYVDLGNYSGFTPYLGAGLGFANVRYSIDTAYGEYKTDDDYRLAWALMAGVGIDVASNIKLDVGYRYGVIEGADIASAAGATISDKDIQSHQLRAGVRFTTW from the coding sequence ATGTCTATGCATTGGCGTGCTTTCTGTTCGTCGGCTGCTTTGCTGGCCGGATTGTGCTTCGCAACGCAATCTTTTGCTGCCGATCTCGATATGGTTGGTTATGAGCCGGGCACCCCGGTGCAGCCAGTCGAAGTGGGATCCGGTTGGTATTTGCGCGGCGATGTCGGCTACAACCTCTCGTCCAAGGTCAAGATCCAGACAGAGACCTCTTTCTGGAATGGCTCTCAAAGCTATGATCTGGCCAAGAACGTCGTCCCCTCCATCGGTATCGGTTATCAGTTCACGGATAATCTGCGCGGCGACGTGACGCTCGGCTATTCCAAACAGAGCTTCGACGATTATGACGTCGATGTCCGTAGCTGGGACATGATGGCCAATGCCTATGTCGATCTCGGTAATTATTCTGGCTTCACGCCCTATCTCGGTGCAGGCCTCGGCTTTGCCAATGTGCGTTATTCCATCGATACGGCCTATGGCGAATACAAGACGGATGACGATTATCGTCTCGCCTGGGCGCTTATGGCGGGTGTCGGTATCGATGTGGCATCCAATATCAAGCTTGATGTTGGCTATCGTTATGGTGTTATCGAGGGTGCCGATATTGCAAGTGCGGCAGGTGCCACGATCAGCGACAAGGACATTCAGTCCCATCAATTGCGCGCCGGTGTGCGTTTCACGACCTGGTAA
- a CDS encoding outer membrane protein — protein MKSLTKILFAGVAASVALMAAGPVAFAADIIEPVPEVVVAPPAVGGWYLRGDIGYSKAKFKDADYATIDNCATCGGGSPTFGSNTLYGDLKGSFLVGGGVGYQVTDYFRTDLTVDYMTRAKFDGHTYGSACNGDINCASDERSRFSALSILANAYVDLGNFAGFTPYIGAGIGGTRVKWGDLDDVRYGGTQEGAANWRFTYALMAGASVDLTQNLKLDAGYRYRHINGGKMFEGNQWIGDGHDNGMNVHDVRVGLRYMFGGAGPVYAPQQASTIVDGPVYK, from the coding sequence ATGAAAAGTCTTACGAAAATTCTTTTTGCCGGTGTGGCGGCATCGGTTGCCCTGATGGCTGCAGGGCCCGTCGCTTTCGCGGCCGATATCATCGAACCTGTTCCTGAAGTTGTTGTCGCTCCGCCTGCCGTTGGCGGTTGGTATCTGCGCGGCGATATCGGTTACTCCAAGGCCAAGTTCAAGGACGCCGACTACGCGACCATCGATAATTGCGCGACTTGCGGCGGCGGCTCGCCGACCTTTGGCAGCAACACGCTTTATGGCGATCTGAAGGGTTCGTTCCTCGTCGGCGGTGGTGTCGGCTATCAGGTGACGGACTATTTCCGCACCGATCTAACGGTCGACTACATGACCCGTGCCAAATTCGACGGTCACACCTATGGTTCGGCCTGTAACGGCGATATCAATTGCGCTTCCGATGAGCGCAGCCGGTTCTCCGCTCTTTCCATTCTCGCCAATGCCTATGTCGATCTCGGTAACTTCGCCGGCTTCACGCCTTATATCGGCGCCGGTATCGGTGGCACGCGGGTGAAGTGGGGCGATCTGGACGATGTTCGTTATGGCGGCACGCAGGAAGGCGCGGCCAACTGGCGCTTTACCTATGCGCTCATGGCCGGTGCATCGGTCGATCTGACGCAGAACCTTAAGCTCGATGCGGGCTATCGCTATCGCCACATCAACGGTGGCAAGATGTTCGAGGGCAACCAGTGGATTGGCGACGGCCACGACAATGGCATGAATGTGCATGATGTGCGCGTCGGTCTGCGTTATATGTTTGGCGGCGCTGGTCCAGTCTATGCCCCGCAACAGGCTTCGACCATTGTAGATGGTCCCGTTTACAAATAA